One genomic segment of Impatiens glandulifera chromosome 6, dImpGla2.1, whole genome shotgun sequence includes these proteins:
- the LOC124942441 gene encoding hydrophobic protein RCI2A-like, with product MSTATFVDILLAIILPPLGVFLKFGCQVEFWICLVLTFLGYLPGIIYAIFVLTK from the exons atgTCGACAGCAACCTTTGTAGACATACTTTTGGCCATTATCTTGCCACCTCTTGGTGTGTTCTTGAAATTCGGTTGCCAG GTGGAGTTTTGGATATGTCTTGTGCTCACTTTCCTTGGATACCTTCCTGGAATTATATATGCAATTTTTGTTCTTACTAAGTGA
- the LOC124941551 gene encoding agamous-like MADS-box protein AGL80, translating into MRRKMHLAFIEHKNTRKAILKRRRKGLMKKMDEVNTLCGVDGCAIVYSPDEAIPEVWPNEAKAESVVARFNMMPYVNQHKGMKNQEVYFKKAISNLEGKLNKQIKANYEKEITLLMYRDLNGEVSHERKLKVDEYHNLNRVIDQKLEEINEGMRALSGKSAFSLVQDSINRDVAECSRSRMGLKDDDLVIPIEENDD; encoded by the coding sequence ATGAGGAGGAAAATGCATCTCGCATTCATTGAACATAAAAATACAAGGAAGGCGATTCTCAAGAGAAGGAGGAAGggattgatgaagaagatggatgaagtCAATACCCTTTGTGGCGTTGACGGATGTGCAATTGTATACTCTCCAGATGAGGCGATTCCCGAGGTTTGGCCCAATGAGGCAAAGGCTGAGAGTGTGGTGGCTCGATTTAACATGATGCCATATGTGAATCAACACAAAGGGATGAAAAATCAGGaggtatattttaaaaaagcaATTTCTAATTTAGAGGGTAAActgaataaacaaataaaagcTAATTATGAAAAAGAAATTACTTTGTTGATGTATCGTGATCTTAATGGAGAAGTGAGTCAtgaaagaaaattgaaagtGGATGAGTACCACAATCTTAATAGGGTGATTGATCAaaagttggaagaaattaaTGAGGGAATGAGAGCGCTCTCTGGGAAATCAGCTTTCAGTTTGGTTCAAGATTCAATTAATCGAGATGTAGCTGAATGCTCGAGGAGTCGTATGGGCTTGAAGGACGATGATCTTGTGATTCCGATCGAAGAGAATGATGATTAA
- the LOC124941552 gene encoding agamous-like MADS-box protein AGL80: protein MATLKKRKKGLMKKMDELSTLCGVEGCAIVYSQGEAIPEVWPNETKAESVVARFNMMPNENRHKGMENQEKETTLLMYGYLNGEVSHERKLEMDEYHDLNRVIDQKLEEIGERMRALPVKSTLSLVQDSINPSRVNEDVAECSTSRMRLKDDEFVIRTEENDD from the exons atgGCGACTCTCAAGAAAAGGAAGAAGggattgatgaagaagatggaTGAACTCAGCACCCTTTGTGGCGTTGAAGGATGCGCGATTGTATACTCACAAGGAGAGGCAATTCCCGAGGTTTGGCCCAATGAGACAAAGGCTGAGAGTGTGGTGGCCCGATTTAACATGATGCCAAATGAGAATCGACACAAAGGGATGGAAAATCAGGag AAAGAAACTACTTTGTTGATGTATGGTTACCTTAATGGAGAAGTGAGTCATGAAAGAAAATTGGAAATGGATGAGTACCATGATCTTAATAGGGTGATTGATCAaaagttggaagaaattggTGAGAGGATGAGAGCGCTCCCGGTGAAATCAACTTTGAGTCTGGTTCAAGATTCAATTAATCCTTCAAGGGTTAACGAGGATGTAGCTGAATGTTCGACGAGTCGTATGAGATTGAAGGATGATGAATTTGTGATTCGGACAGAAGAGAATGATGATTAA